In Candidatus Bathyarchaeota archaeon, a single genomic region encodes these proteins:
- a CDS encoding LL-diaminopimelate aminotransferase, with protein MKVELANRVRKIPPYLFAELEKIINEKKRQGVDLISLSIGDPDIPPPPFVLESLREESSNPKNHNYSFSQGEPEFRQAVARWYKERFGVDLDPANEVIALIGSKEGLANLARAFVNPGDRVLVPNPSYPVYANGATILCDGIPIQMPLLEENGFKPDFDALDVDNAKMMYLNYPNNPTAAVMREDDLRRAVEFAKENNIILCYDNAYSEITFDGFKAPSILQIDDAKDVAVEMHSCSKTFCMTGDRIGFAVGCKDIIDGLVKVKSQIDSGPPVYIQKVASKALAEYKNGEPPEYVRKTAEIYAERRDTLVKNLRRLGLRCEKPLATFYVWAKCGTSSIEFASKLLEVGVVVTPGRGFGEYGEGYIRFSVTQPKERIEEACERMAKIL; from the coding sequence ATGAAGGTTGAGTTAGCCAATAGGGTTAGGAAGATTCCTCCCTATCTATTCGCTGAACTTGAGAAGATAATCAACGAGAAGAAACGTCAAGGCGTAGATCTGATCTCTCTAAGTATCGGTGATCCCGACATTCCGCCTCCGCCCTTCGTGCTTGAATCACTGAGAGAAGAGAGCTCAAACCCTAAAAACCATAACTACTCATTCAGCCAAGGGGAACCGGAATTCAGACAGGCCGTTGCACGCTGGTATAAAGAAAGGTTTGGAGTAGATCTGGACCCTGCCAATGAGGTTATTGCATTAATAGGGTCTAAAGAAGGACTTGCAAACCTTGCAAGAGCCTTCGTGAACCCTGGAGATCGAGTTTTGGTGCCGAATCCATCCTATCCCGTTTATGCAAACGGCGCTACAATTCTATGCGATGGCATTCCCATACAGATGCCGCTCCTGGAAGAGAATGGATTCAAGCCGGACTTCGACGCTTTAGATGTTGATAACGCAAAGATGATGTACCTTAATTATCCGAATAATCCGACAGCAGCGGTTATGAGAGAAGATGATCTCAGAAGAGCCGTTGAGTTTGCAAAAGAAAACAATATCATCCTATGCTATGACAACGCGTACTCAGAGATTACATTTGACGGGTTTAAGGCTCCTAGTATACTTCAAATCGACGACGCTAAGGATGTTGCTGTTGAAATGCACTCCTGCTCGAAGACATTTTGTATGACCGGGGATCGAATAGGTTTCGCAGTGGGATGCAAGGATATAATCGACGGGCTGGTGAAGGTAAAGTCGCAAATAGATTCTGGACCCCCAGTCTACATCCAGAAGGTAGCCTCCAAGGCTCTGGCAGAATACAAAAATGGAGAACCCCCCGAGTATGTAAGAAAGACCGCTGAGATCTATGCTGAGCGTAGAGATACTCTTGTAAAAAATCTTAGGAGGCTTGGGCTGAGATGCGAAAAGCCGCTTGCAACCTTCTATGTATGGGCGAAATGTGGGACAAGTTCTATAGAGTTCGCATCTAAGCTCCTTGAGGTGGGCGTTGTTGTAACGCCTGGACGCGGGTTCGGAGAATATGGCGAAGGATATATACGATTTTCAGTAACCCAGCCGAAGGAGCGGATAGAAGAGGCATGCGAAAGAATGGCTAAGATACTATGA
- a CDS encoding metal ABC transporter substrate-binding protein: MVDKKAIMLGLVLILPFAFLGMTFLKAEGNSEKPIIVCTTNVVGSIVQEIVGDLAHVVVLVQPSLCPADFDMKPSDVYAVSKAKVLFKQNIPGEFWLQSLLEAAGNKNLTQVIVSGVYNTPEGAKNYIQLVGGNLSRILGVNFDAKISEMLGEVDSVHNWIKSQAQALHVSSVKVICMNWLKTFVESVGFTVVATYNPPETLSAADIDNLIKTARNEGVALIIDNLQIDVEFGRGIASQVGAEHVILTNFPGAIPGTESLARMLRFNAGQLFNATITWRATANLKAEMESLENQVSILQITTIVAVTIAIVEAVLLYAERSRH; this comes from the coding sequence GTGGTTGATAAAAAAGCTATTATGCTCGGACTTGTACTTATTCTACCCTTTGCATTTTTAGGAATGACCTTTTTGAAGGCCGAAGGCAATTCTGAAAAGCCGATAATTGTATGCACAACAAACGTGGTTGGCAGTATAGTTCAAGAGATTGTAGGGGACTTAGCCCATGTCGTAGTATTGGTTCAGCCTAGCCTATGCCCAGCAGACTTTGATATGAAACCCAGCGATGTTTACGCTGTCAGTAAAGCAAAGGTTTTATTCAAACAGAATATTCCTGGAGAGTTCTGGTTACAGAGCCTTCTTGAAGCAGCTGGAAACAAAAATTTAACGCAGGTCATCGTTTCAGGCGTATACAATACGCCTGAGGGGGCGAAGAATTACATACAATTGGTTGGCGGAAATCTAAGCCGGATTCTAGGCGTAAATTTTGATGCGAAGATTTCAGAGATGCTTGGAGAGGTTGACAGTGTACATAACTGGATTAAGAGCCAGGCTCAAGCTTTACACGTGTCCTCTGTCAAGGTTATCTGCATGAATTGGCTGAAGACTTTCGTGGAGTCTGTCGGCTTCACAGTGGTTGCAACATATAATCCGCCTGAAACGCTCTCAGCGGCAGACATAGATAACCTAATCAAGACAGCGCGTAATGAGGGAGTAGCCCTAATAATAGATAACTTACAGATCGACGTTGAATTTGGCAGAGGAATAGCTTCACAGGTAGGTGCAGAACACGTTATTCTAACCAATTTTCCAGGAGCCATTCCAGGAACTGAGAGTCTGGCTCGGATGCTACGGTTTAATGCTGGTCAACTCTTCAACGCGACGATCACATGGAGAGCTACAGCAAATCTCAAAGCAGAGATGGAGAGTCTTGAAAATCAGGTATCAATCCTACAGATCACCACTATAGTGGCAGTGACAATTGCCATTGTAGAGGCTGTCTTACTGTATGCAGAGAGAAGTAGACACTGA
- a CDS encoding NAD(P)/FAD-dependent oxidoreductase: MPYDLIIVGAGPAGIFTALEVAKNTDLSILILDKGADIDKRKCPASRGLGCLHCDPCLLLSGWGGAGAFSDGKLTLSTSVGGWLNEYIGQEELSSLLNYVDKTYTKYGDSPIVYGEDLDEVERIERKAALAGLKLIRQKIRHLGTEKCGEILQRIRQDLDNRVEVRMRTEVKSLLVEDKKAKGVETADGEKIYGRYVVVAPGRSGAEWLKCEAQSLGLKTLNNPVDVGVRVEVLASVMEELTNVLYEPKFIYYSRAFDDQVRTFCVNPYGEVITESYGGVISVNGQSYAERKTENTNFAILVSTAFTYPFREPIAYGEYIARLANLLSGCVIIQRLGDLEAGRRSTEDRIGRSVVKPTLKTATPGDLSFVLPYRYLADIKEMLQALDNVAPGIYSKHTLLYGVEVKFYSSRLELSGSLETRIRNLFTIGDGAGVTRSLIQASASGVIVAREIMRREGKFNA, encoded by the coding sequence TTGCCATATGATCTAATAATTGTAGGAGCAGGACCGGCCGGAATATTTACAGCCCTCGAAGTTGCAAAAAACACTGATCTTAGCATACTAATTCTGGACAAGGGCGCAGACATAGATAAGCGTAAATGCCCAGCGAGCAGGGGGCTTGGATGCCTACATTGCGATCCCTGCCTGCTTCTCTCAGGATGGGGAGGAGCCGGAGCCTTCAGCGACGGTAAACTCACCCTCTCTACATCGGTGGGCGGATGGCTAAACGAGTATATAGGACAAGAAGAGCTCTCTTCGCTACTCAACTATGTCGATAAGACATACACGAAGTATGGTGATTCCCCGATAGTTTATGGCGAAGACTTGGATGAAGTGGAGAGAATAGAAAGGAAGGCGGCGCTGGCGGGTCTCAAGCTCATAAGACAGAAGATTAGGCACCTGGGAACCGAAAAGTGCGGGGAGATCCTTCAGAGAATACGCCAAGACCTGGACAACCGAGTCGAAGTGAGGATGAGAACAGAGGTTAAGAGCTTACTAGTCGAAGATAAAAAGGCAAAGGGCGTCGAGACAGCGGATGGAGAAAAGATCTATGGAAGATACGTGGTGGTAGCTCCAGGGAGAAGCGGAGCGGAGTGGCTTAAATGTGAGGCTCAGTCTCTTGGCCTGAAGACATTGAACAATCCTGTCGATGTGGGGGTACGAGTAGAGGTTTTGGCATCCGTCATGGAGGAGCTAACTAATGTCCTCTACGAGCCCAAATTCATCTACTACTCGAGAGCATTCGACGATCAGGTGAGAACATTCTGCGTCAACCCCTACGGAGAAGTTATAACCGAGTCCTATGGCGGGGTAATCAGCGTTAACGGACAGAGCTATGCGGAGAGAAAGACGGAAAACACAAACTTCGCGATACTCGTCAGCACGGCATTCACCTACCCATTCAGGGAGCCAATTGCGTACGGAGAGTACATTGCCAGGCTTGCTAACCTGCTCAGCGGCTGTGTAATAATCCAGAGACTTGGAGATTTAGAAGCCGGTAGAAGATCGACGGAGGATAGAATCGGGCGGAGCGTCGTTAAACCAACATTAAAGACCGCTACACCTGGAGACCTGAGCTTCGTTCTTCCATACCGTTACCTGGCAGACATAAAAGAGATGCTCCAGGCATTAGACAATGTTGCGCCAGGCATCTACAGCAAACACACGCTCTTATACGGCGTGGAAGTCAAATTCTACTCCTCTAGACTCGAGCTTAGCGGAAGCTTAGAGACACGCATCCGAAACCTATTCACGATAGGAGATGGCGCTGGTGTAACTAGAAGCCTGATCCAGGCAAGCGCAAGCGGGGTGATCGTTGCGAGGGAAATAATGAGAAGGGAAGGAAAATTCAACGCATAA
- the nikR gene encoding nickel-responsive transcriptional regulator NikR, whose product MGSKGVRRFSVSVRPELLEEFDKTIKGMGYERSKAIQLAMQNFLTEYTWMRGDEGDGVGAVIILYNHETRGLEENLTHIQHEYRDVICSSTHIHLDEENCLEILAVKGNIKLMKRMAERLMGERGVKQLRLATLKT is encoded by the coding sequence ATGGGTAGCAAGGGTGTGAGAAGGTTCTCAGTTTCGGTTAGACCAGAGCTACTAGAAGAGTTCGACAAGACGATAAAAGGTATGGGTTATGAGCGGTCGAAGGCTATACAGTTGGCCATGCAGAACTTCTTGACGGAATATACATGGATGAGAGGAGATGAAGGAGATGGTGTAGGAGCTGTAATCATACTCTACAATCATGAAACAAGAGGTCTAGAAGAAAACTTGACACATATACAGCATGAGTATAGGGATGTAATCTGCTCATCAACTCATATACACTTAGATGAGGAAAACTGCCTCGAAATACTAGCGGTAAAAGGCAATATTAAATTGATGAAAAGAATGGCTGAGAGACTTATGGGGGAAAGGGGAGTTAAGCAGCTAAGATTGGCAACACTTAAAACCTAA
- a CDS encoding ABC transporter ATP-binding protein yields MEDIVCDKIFKDYKGETSVRALDHIDLSVSKGEFFGLLGPNGAGKTTLVRILATLLKASGGCAWVGGYDVNKDEKRVREIIGYAGQDSERSAYFRLSVKENLFYFAHALRDVPREIARERIEYIASAIGFEDRLDRHFIALSGGEKQVVIVMRALLHNPEVCFLDEPSKSLDPITAHKVRRFIKDYARENGITICLTTHNMLEVEEVCDRIAFINRGKLIFVGTPSEFKRRAAMEEIIEISTNKLENDVKLRVLKVRGVINVVCYNNVTKLYCEDAFNALPEVLNIMREARLKVPVRITEPSLEDAFAFFVNGGRSNE; encoded by the coding sequence ATGGAGGATATTGTTTGCGATAAAATATTCAAGGACTATAAAGGTGAGACTAGTGTTAGGGCTCTAGACCATATAGATCTTAGTGTTTCGAAGGGCGAGTTCTTCGGTCTTTTGGGTCCTAATGGTGCAGGTAAGACAACTCTCGTGAGAATACTTGCAACACTCTTAAAAGCGTCCGGTGGGTGTGCTTGGGTAGGCGGATACGATGTAAATAAAGATGAGAAAAGAGTGCGCGAGATAATAGGTTATGCCGGACAGGATTCTGAGCGATCAGCCTATTTTAGGCTCTCTGTTAAGGAGAATCTCTTTTACTTTGCCCATGCACTTAGAGATGTCCCTAGAGAGATAGCGAGGGAGAGAATCGAATATATAGCATCAGCAATAGGATTCGAAGATAGGTTAGATAGGCATTTCATAGCTTTGTCTGGAGGAGAAAAGCAAGTAGTAATAGTCATGAGAGCTTTGCTTCACAATCCGGAGGTATGCTTTTTGGATGAACCATCAAAAAGCTTAGATCCAATAACCGCGCATAAGGTTAGACGCTTCATAAAAGATTATGCTAGAGAGAATGGCATTACTATCTGTTTAACGACGCATAATATGCTTGAAGTCGAGGAAGTATGCGATAGAATAGCGTTCATAAACCGTGGTAAACTAATTTTCGTAGGAACTCCATCTGAATTTAAAAGACGGGCAGCTATGGAGGAGATAATAGAAATCAGCACTAATAAACTTGAAAATGACGTGAAGTTAAGGGTTCTTAAGGTTCGTGGAGTAATAAATGTGGTTTGTTACAACAATGTTACAAAATTGTACTGCGAAGATGCATTCAATGCACTTCCAGAAGTTCTAAATATTATGAGAGAAGCTAGGTTAAAAGTTCCAGTAAGGATCACTGAACCTTCACTTGAAGATGCATTCGCCTTCTTTGTTAATGGAGGAAGGAGCAATGAATAG
- a CDS encoding class I SAM-dependent methyltransferase, with protein MQREVDTEASWPLMENHSCHRPKSTSSKKRKAYFNEASEKWDEQHNTAELAARLEKLVPRFGLKTGYNVLDVGTGTGILIPHILKAVGPSGSVTATDFAEGMIQICKKKYSHIENVKIKLHDVEEEDLPPESFDAVICFGLFPHLEKREKALRNMNRTLKPGGILIIAHALSRQEIAAHHKKASSIVADDTMPEEDEMRLLLNRAGFTEIYVEDEMEHYLCISRKP; from the coding sequence ATGCAGAGAGAAGTAGACACTGAGGCCTCATGGCCATTAATGGAGAACCATAGTTGTCACCGGCCTAAAAGTACATCATCGAAAAAAAGAAAGGCCTACTTCAACGAGGCATCTGAAAAATGGGATGAGCAGCATAACACCGCAGAATTGGCTGCCCGCCTGGAAAAGCTAGTGCCTAGATTCGGTTTAAAAACAGGATATAATGTTCTCGACGTGGGGACAGGCACAGGTATACTAATTCCTCACATACTCAAGGCTGTGGGCCCGTCAGGCTCAGTTACGGCAACGGACTTTGCAGAAGGAATGATCCAAATATGCAAAAAGAAATACTCGCATATAGAGAACGTCAAAATCAAACTTCATGACGTAGAGGAGGAAGATCTGCCGCCAGAAAGCTTCGATGCCGTCATATGCTTCGGGCTATTTCCACATCTAGAGAAGAGGGAAAAAGCTCTGAGGAACATGAACCGAACCCTGAAGCCCGGCGGCATCCTTATTATAGCACACGCATTAAGCAGACAAGAGATCGCAGCCCACCACAAAAAGGCTTCATCAATAGTCGCTGATGATACTATGCCTGAAGAAGACGAAATGAGACTATTACTAAACAGGGCCGGGTTCACTGAAATTTACGTTGAAGATGAAATGGAACACTACCTATGCATCTCAAGAAAGCCATGA
- a CDS encoding NAD(P)-dependent oxidoreductase, with product MSSKRVGFIGLGVMGKPMALNLLRAGFPLTVWNRTRSRMEDLLKLGASGANSPREVAERSDVVITMVSDSPDVEEVILGSEGIIYGAHEGLIVIDMSTISPAVTKKISDELAERNVRMLDAPVSGGEAGAKEATLSIMVGGPEDAFEECLPIFRALGKKIVYMGPSGSGQMAKLCNQVICALNIQAVCEGLILAAKAGLDLGKLLEVVTAGAANSWMLTNLGPKMISRDFKPGFKIKHQQK from the coding sequence GTGTCTTCGAAGAGGGTTGGATTCATCGGTTTAGGTGTTATGGGTAAGCCTATGGCCCTGAACCTTCTTAGGGCTGGCTTTCCGCTGACTGTCTGGAATAGGACACGCTCTAGGATGGAGGATCTTTTGAAGCTTGGCGCGTCTGGGGCTAACTCTCCTAGGGAGGTTGCCGAGAGATCCGATGTGGTGATAACCATGGTCTCTGATTCTCCCGACGTTGAAGAGGTGATTCTTGGGTCTGAAGGCATCATTTATGGCGCTCATGAGGGGTTAATTGTCATTGATATGAGCACGATCTCACCGGCGGTGACTAAGAAGATATCTGATGAGCTCGCTGAGAGGAATGTTAGGATGCTGGATGCGCCAGTAAGCGGCGGGGAAGCCGGCGCTAAAGAGGCAACGTTATCGATTATGGTAGGTGGTCCAGAGGATGCCTTTGAAGAATGCTTGCCAATATTCAGGGCTCTGGGAAAGAAAATAGTCTATATGGGACCGTCCGGTTCAGGTCAGATGGCAAAGCTCTGCAATCAAGTTATATGCGCACTTAACATCCAAGCGGTCTGCGAGGGGCTTATCCTCGCGGCGAAGGCAGGCTTAGACCTAGGCAAGCTCCTAGAGGTTGTCACAGCAGGAGCTGCGAACTCGTGGATGCTCACAAACCTAGGGCCGAAGATGATTTCAAGAGATTTCAAGCCAGGTTTTAAGATAAAGCATCAGCAAAAAGA
- a CDS encoding metal ABC transporter permease yields the protein MVLFESTIMIRALLSSILAGFLTGLVGVFVVRMRLSAIGYAMSHGAFAGAALGVATSLNPLLTGIMFASGTALLIGPVSDKARLHADTITSIIFPLNMALAFIFLTLIPEIGLSSQVANVLWGSIISVTNSDLVYLAALSAATVAIIILAWKELFAIMFDRKMAEADGIPTKPFTYLIIFISGLVVTVSLKLVGGLLVYALLFNPAATALQFLDDIRKIIIASPLLGIGTNICGLAASFYLDLPVGSCIVLVSTIIFAYAVLFSPKRMRKEGGTRSG from the coding sequence ATGGTCTTGTTTGAGTCTACAATCATGATTCGAGCTTTGCTTTCCAGCATCTTAGCAGGGTTCCTCACAGGTCTAGTCGGGGTCTTTGTGGTTAGAATGAGGCTTTCAGCAATAGGTTACGCTATGTCCCACGGCGCCTTTGCTGGAGCTGCCTTAGGCGTCGCAACCAGCCTCAACCCGCTCTTGACAGGGATAATGTTCGCCTCGGGCACCGCCCTTCTTATAGGCCCCGTTTCGGATAAAGCTCGCTTGCATGCGGACACCATCACTAGCATAATTTTTCCCCTCAACATGGCCCTAGCATTCATATTCCTGACCTTAATACCGGAGATCGGGCTTTCCAGCCAGGTTGCAAACGTCCTCTGGGGCAGCATCATATCGGTGACTAACAGCGACCTGGTCTATCTTGCCGCCTTATCTGCAGCGACAGTAGCCATAATTATCTTAGCTTGGAAGGAGCTCTTCGCAATAATGTTCGACAGGAAAATGGCGGAGGCAGATGGAATTCCCACCAAACCCTTCACCTACCTCATAATATTTATTTCAGGATTAGTTGTAACTGTCTCCCTGAAACTTGTTGGCGGCCTCCTCGTATACGCACTATTGTTCAACCCAGCCGCCACAGCCCTCCAATTTCTCGACGACATTAGAAAGATTATTATTGCTTCGCCGTTGCTGGGGATTGGGACGAATATATGTGGCCTTGCAGCCTCATTTTACCTCGATCTGCCAGTAGGCTCATGTATTGTGCTGGTTTCAACAATTATCTTCGCCTATGCCGTTCTCTTTTCGCCAAAAAGAATGAGAAAGGAGGGTGGTACAAGAAGTGGTTGA
- a CDS encoding redox-regulated ATPase YchF, whose protein sequence is MGIVGKPNVGKSTFFSAATLATVEIANYPFTTIKPNRGIGYLRTQCVCKELNVVDNPVNSICLEGIRLIPVELIDCAGLVPGAWQGRGLGNQFLDEIRKADALIHIVDAAGSTDLEGKMVSPGAHDPIEDVKFLEKELTMWLAQILNKDWPKISRTVESGSVDLFSILEERLSGLSIRRKHIIEAVKETDLNPDKPAKWSEEEFLKFVNSLRRISKPMLIAANKIDMPSAEENIIRLKDLGYMVIPCSAEAELVLRRAAEKGLVKYRPGDMDFEVLKPESLTDKQKKALSIIKEKVLRQYSTTGVQEAINAAFFKLLNMIVVYTVEDPEKLTDHNGRVLPDARLVPYGTKARELAYLIHTELGESFIHAIDARTKIRRGEDYILRDRDIISIISAKKRG, encoded by the coding sequence GTGGGGATTGTGGGTAAACCAAACGTCGGAAAATCAACCTTCTTCAGCGCAGCAACACTAGCTACTGTTGAGATTGCCAACTACCCATTCACAACAATAAAACCGAATAGGGGTATAGGCTATCTAAGGACGCAATGCGTGTGCAAAGAGTTAAATGTGGTTGACAATCCCGTTAACTCAATCTGCCTTGAAGGAATAAGGCTCATACCAGTCGAACTAATAGACTGCGCAGGCCTCGTGCCAGGTGCATGGCAGGGCAGAGGCTTAGGAAACCAGTTCCTAGACGAGATCAGAAAGGCCGATGCATTAATCCACATAGTAGATGCTGCCGGCTCAACAGACTTAGAAGGCAAAATGGTCAGTCCAGGAGCACATGACCCTATCGAGGACGTGAAATTCCTGGAAAAAGAGCTGACAATGTGGCTTGCACAGATTTTGAATAAAGACTGGCCTAAGATTTCAAGAACGGTGGAATCAGGATCAGTTGATCTATTCTCCATACTTGAAGAGAGGCTAAGCGGACTCTCAATTAGAAGAAAGCACATCATCGAAGCGGTTAAAGAGACGGATCTAAACCCGGATAAGCCAGCCAAATGGTCTGAGGAGGAGTTTCTAAAATTCGTTAATTCGTTACGCAGGATTTCAAAGCCTATGCTCATAGCTGCAAACAAGATCGACATGCCGTCAGCCGAAGAAAATATTATAAGACTGAAGGATCTGGGGTATATGGTTATACCGTGCAGTGCCGAGGCGGAACTTGTCCTTCGGAGAGCGGCTGAGAAGGGATTAGTAAAATATAGGCCTGGCGACATGGACTTCGAGGTTTTAAAGCCGGAAAGCCTGACAGATAAGCAAAAGAAAGCACTGAGCATCATTAAAGAAAAAGTTTTAAGACAATACTCGACAACTGGGGTGCAAGAAGCGATAAATGCGGCCTTCTTTAAGCTCCTGAACATGATAGTCGTATACACCGTGGAGGATCCGGAGAAATTGACCGACCATAACGGCAGAGTTCTACCCGATGCTAGGCTTGTCCCATATGGAACAAAAGCTAGGGAGCTAGCGTACCTAATACATACTGAGCTGGGTGAGAGTTTCATTCACGCTATCGATGCAAGAACAAAAATAAGAAGGGGAGAAGATTATATTCTAAGAGACAGGGACATAATATCCATAATAAGCGCGAAGAAGCGCGGATGA
- a CDS encoding ABC transporter permease has translation MNSIFSPLKIFYMAVWRNLLTLTRYKVNFLFSIITSALWAAGMLLFSLAFDSIMLGRNVGTTNYVAFIVFGISFQSWQGTALWGAANMLQNELGTGQIEYTFTCPFSRYRYIVSNVAALAVQDSIFFLPMFCFGLWLANTTLTIHGLLLGLASTILSVAALVQWGVIFAALTLRYRQVTAVFSFFNFTIQMFSGMFIPLQILPAPLQIIGFSVPVTFGMDLLRHYVMETFTIFNPMHEWVALLVQLALLSMTAKFVVSYLEGKAKEKGLHYI, from the coding sequence ATGAATAGCATTTTTAGCCCACTAAAGATTTTCTACATGGCCGTTTGGCGCAACCTCTTAACTTTAACAAGGTACAAAGTGAACTTTCTCTTTTCAATTATAACGAGCGCCCTGTGGGCTGCTGGCATGCTCCTCTTTTCACTTGCATTTGACTCCATTATGCTTGGGAGAAATGTTGGAACAACAAATTATGTTGCCTTCATTGTTTTCGGCATAAGCTTCCAGAGCTGGCAGGGAACTGCGCTCTGGGGCGCAGCAAACATGCTTCAGAATGAACTTGGCACTGGGCAAATAGAATATACCTTCACATGTCCGTTCTCGCGCTATCGCTATATCGTAAGTAATGTTGCAGCTTTAGCTGTTCAAGACTCTATATTCTTCCTTCCAATGTTCTGCTTCGGACTGTGGTTGGCAAATACAACACTAACAATTCACGGTCTCCTCTTAGGTTTAGCCTCAACAATTCTCTCCGTAGCAGCATTAGTTCAGTGGGGAGTCATCTTTGCTGCACTTACGCTACGATATAGGCAGGTAACCGCAGTGTTCAGTTTTTTCAATTTTACCATTCAGATGTTCTCAGGGATGTTTATTCCACTACAAATCCTCCCAGCCCCGTTACAAATCATTGGGTTCAGTGTCCCAGTAACATTTGGAATGGACTTGCTAAGGCATTATGTAATGGAAACATTCACCATATTCAATCCTATGCATGAATGGGTAGCACTTTTAGTCCAGCTGGCTCTTCTCAGCATGACAGCTAAATTTGTGGTCTCTTATCTCGAGGGTAAAGCTAAGGAGAAAGGGCTACATTATATTTAA
- a CDS encoding metal ABC transporter ATP-binding protein, with amino-acid sequence METAVKLENVSTIYEGERRPAIKDINLILERGELVYIVGPNAAGKTTLIETINGLLPAFKGKVSVLGLDVKTHGCHLRRRIGYVPQDFMKDPGEPYRALDVVLMGRYGMLGFLQRPSKEDHIKASEAMRLFGVDHLADRPIGKLSGGQQQKVMLARAIAKDPEILLLDEPFSNLDPESRVRITQVIGEIHEEKDLTTIIVSHDVHNISKICCRAIVMVDGRIVGDGEPEEVLETIHLPWDV; translated from the coding sequence ATGGAAACTGCAGTAAAACTCGAGAATGTTTCAACAATATATGAGGGGGAGAGGAGGCCCGCCATCAAAGACATAAACCTGATTCTAGAAAGGGGGGAACTTGTTTATATCGTCGGACCAAATGCCGCTGGAAAAACAACGCTTATTGAGACAATAAACGGTCTTCTTCCCGCATTCAAAGGCAAAGTTTCCGTTCTCGGCCTAGACGTGAAGACCCATGGATGTCACTTAAGAAGAAGGATAGGATATGTCCCCCAGGATTTTATGAAGGACCCAGGAGAGCCGTACAGGGCTCTTGATGTCGTACTGATGGGTCGCTATGGCATGTTAGGCTTTCTCCAAAGGCCAAGTAAGGAGGATCATATAAAGGCAAGTGAGGCTATGAGGCTCTTTGGAGTTGATCACCTTGCAGATCGGCCGATAGGTAAGCTCTCCGGTGGGCAGCAGCAGAAGGTGATGCTTGCAAGGGCAATAGCTAAGGATCCCGAGATACTTCTTCTTGATGAGCCATTCAGCAATCTCGATCCGGAATCGAGAGTGAGGATCACACAGGTGATAGGTGAGATCCATGAAGAGAAAGATCTGACTACGATTATCGTTTCACATGACGTCCACAACATTTCGAAGATCTGCTGCAGAGCCATAGTCATGGTAGATGGTCGAATAGTGGGGGATGGAGAACCAGAGGAGGTTCTTGAAACCATCCATTTGCCGTGGGACGTGTAA